In the genome of Acidobacteriota bacterium, the window CTCGCGTATCTGGAAAAAACCCAACGCCGGACTCCGCAGCGGCAACCGCATTCGCTCGTATCCGGGCAAGCTGCTCGCCAAAGTTCGAGGCCTCCGCAAGCCCTTCTGTTATCGGGTAAATTATCGGCCCGGAAAGCATATCTAGTTTTCCGGTTTGGGCGGCTTGCCCTGAAGCAAAGCGACGCTTTGACGAAAATGAACGATCTCCCAGAGAGCGATGAAGAGGTTCAGGACACCGAGACCGGTGACAGCACCGCGGACCCAATTGGACGCAACTGTCCGCTGAAGAACAGGATAGCCAGTCACGTCCGTTAAGTAGACGAGCAGATAATTCTCACTCCAGAGTCCGAACATCGTGTCCCATGGAGCCAGAATGAGATAAACGCCGAGCAGGATGCACAGCGTGATAAAGAAAATGACGGTAAGTCTTTCGACCATACCGTCAAAGTATAACGCCGGAAACCGTGACAAACAACCGAATCAGGCAGCGACGGACATCCGCTCAAGCCGCTGAGAAACATCGCGAAAACCGACGTTCTCGATATAGACTTTTTCGAAGAACGCCGCCGCAGTTCGCGTATCGCCATCGCTTTCGCAGGAGTGTGCGTACTCGTACCAAAGCCCTTGCTGCTCCTCCGGCGAGAGCCCTTTAACCTCAAGCGCCCGCTCATACCACGTGCGCGCCAGGTGCGGCTTACCGATGCTCATAAAGCAATGCCCCAGCATATTCGCACACGAATAGAAGCGCCGGGTCCCGTCATTCGGCCCGACCAAGCCGGCGGCGTCCTGAAATTCGCGGATCGCCTCTTCGGCAAGCCCCATTTCCTGATAGGCGATCGCCGTGCTGTAGTGAGTTTCAAAATCGTCAGAGGTGTCCTGGTCGATCGGGTCGAGGCCAAGATCCGAAAAAAGGTCATCCATCTCTGTAGCGGACGTTGCCGTTTGACGGACGACTCGCCGTTGGCGAGTCTGCCGGTTCGAACGCCGCTCGGTTCGACTCCGTTGCGAGACGCCTGCCCGCTTGATCGTCTCAAACAGCTCTTCAACCTCTGGCGTTGAGCCGAATTCGCGTTTTAGGTCCCCAGCCGCACTCAACGCAAGATCGTTATAACCGCTTTTGAGATAGAACTTTATGCTATCGATCTCACGCGAAAGCCGGTCCTGCAATTCTGCGTCCGTTTTCGCCATTGGGGTACCTGGCTCCGTTCGTCTGAGCCTCGGCGGTCTTTGCGTCCCAGCAGGTTCGGTCGCAGTTCCTTGGTTTCAAAACCGAACGAGGCCTCGAGCACTTTCGATGCAGCCGGCTGAACCATTCCAGGTCTCGGAAGCCATGCCGAAAAATCGTGCGTCGAACGAATTCGAAAATGTATTCGAATCCTCAAATCCGTGTAGCTCGTTGATCTCCGCAAGCCGCTGTGCGAGATAAACCTCATTCGGGCAAAGCATCGTCAATTGCATCAAAGCCGACCGCTCGTCTTCGACCGCTTCCGCCTCTCGAGCTGCCGAGGCAAGAAGTTTGAGCAGTTCCGTATAACGCTTTTCGTCCTTTTGCCATGATGCCACCGAGACATCGAGGCGCAGAAGGTCAAGGTTCATCGGGACACGCTCACGAAGCCGTTCTACATGGTAGGCGAGTTCGTCGACCCTCTAATCGGCGACAAGGTGCTCCGAGGCCGCAACGAGGGTTCTGATCGCCGACGAATGATCCTCATTTTCGAAGTAGTGCGTTGAAAGCTCAAGCAAGAGCGGGTAGCTTGATGGCTCGGCAGCAACCAGCAAATTCAGCGTCGCCTCGGCCTCAGACGAACTGCCGTCTGCTAGCTCACACTCAAAAAGCAACTTGCCGATCTCGGCATCGCCGGGCTCTTCACGATAAATGCCGGCCACCATTTCTCGTGCCTCGTTGCCGGAACCCTGTGCGTTCTTGAAACCGACCATTGCTCGAAGGGCCAAGGCCGAAAATCTATCTGCGGCAACCGCGCGACGAAAGGCATTCTCAGCATCTTCGATCCGCCCCGCGCGCTGGTGCCGTTCACCCATTTCGACGAAAGCCGCGACAGCCTCGGCCGCATCGCCTTCGCCAAGATACGATTCTCCGACGTGCTCGAGGACGTCGGTATTCTTGGCGTCCAAAGAGGCGATCTGCTTCCAGATCGCAAGGGCCTCGACCTTGCGCCCGTTTTTTTCGTAATCCTCAGCAAGGGTCACGTAATGCGACTTAGCCTCAACTACGGAACCCTTTTGCCGATAGAGTTCGGCAAGCTGAGCAGACATGTCGGGTGTCAGCGGCGCGATCCGGCTCATTTTGTTGTAAACCGCTATCGCCTTTGCAGCAAATCCTTGGCCGCTGTAATGGTCGGCAACGTTTCGGAAGCATTTAAGAGCGGAGTCCTTGTCGTTGTCTTTTACATAAAGATCGCCGAGCATGTTGAGAGTTACGACATCGGTGTGATCCTGGGTAGTTACCCTTCGGTATTCGCCTATTGCCGCGCGGATCTTTCCCTGTGAGAGATACTTTTCCGCATTTCGCATTGCGAGTTTCTTATCGAACGCCATTATTTTGCCTGAGAAGTGAATTTCGTTCGTATCCCGAATGGTGAGAAAACGGGAGTCGTGCCCGCATTGCCAGGTGGGCAGGAGAAGGCTCGCCTTCATATAGCACTTTACAGACTGTGCAAATTTGTGTCAATCATTTTTTGACATTTTTTGTAATTGTTAAACTCACTCGAAGGCTTTTCGGAAGCTTTTGATTTTTGCGTGTTTAGGATTTAGGCTAACGTTTCGCTTGTCGGTGTTTATCATGAGTGATGTAAGTGCAGTTATACTTGCCGGCGGAAAGGGCACGCGACTGCGGCCGCTGACGGTCTTTACGCCAAAGCCGATCGTTCCGATGATGAACCGGCCTTTTTTGGCGTTCCAGCTTGAAATGCTTGCGGCGGCTGGCGTCGAAAAAGCCGTCCTTTCGCTTAGCTACCAGCCAAACAAGATCGAAGACGCGATCGGCGACGGTTCGCAGTACCGCTCAAAGGTCAGCTTTGTGACCGAGCCGAATCCGCTCGGCACAAGCGGTGCGTTTCGTTTTGCGGCGGACGAAACCTCGCAGACCTATGTCGTCCTAAATGGTGACATACTTACGGATATCGATCTTGCGAAAGTGCTCGATCAGCACCGCACTACCAAGGCGGACGCGACCATCGTTTTGGTCGAGGTCGAAGATCCGACACGCTACGGGCTCGTCGAAACAGACGCCGACGGGCGCGTCGAACGCTTTCTCGAAAAGCCAAAGGCCGAGGACGTCCCGAACCTCCGCTCGCGGAACATCAATGCCGGAATTTACATCTTTGGACGCTCGGTGCTTGATCTTGTCCCGCACGGCGAACACTCCTCGTTCGAATTCAATATTTTCCCGGCGATGCTAGAAAAGGGGCTGAACTTCCGTTCATATTTGCTCAGCAACGGATATTGGCGGGATATTGGCAACCCGGCCAGCTATCTTCAGGCTCATATGGACTTTTTGGCGGGGAAGATTGGAGTTTCTCGACCCGAAAACTCGATTCGCAAAGCGAGATCGCGACCGCCGCATCGGTCGATGGTGTTTCGCTCATCGGCGAGGGCTGCGTGATAAAGCCGAATGCTACCGTGCGAAATTCGGTCCTCGGCCCAGGGGTGATGCTCGAAGAGAAAGCCGTTGTCGAGAACTCCGTGATCTGGGCACATACGCGGATCGCCGCCGGTGCCGCAGTTCACGGCTCGATCGTCGGGCGAAGTTCGTTCATCGGCAGAAGCAGTTCGATCACCGACGGTACCGTGCTCGGTGACAAGGCCACGATACCGGACTACTCCGTCACCTAGAAACTTTCGAAATGCCCGAATTACCCGAGGTCCAACTCGTTGCCAGCCATCTTGACCTGCTCGTCCGCGGCCGCCGGATCGAGCATGCAATGCTCCACCGCCAGCGGCTAGCACCCGCATTTGCGCCTGACGATTTCAACGCCCTGCTTGCGAATGCCCGCATCAACTCAATTCGCCGTCGCGGAAAACATATTCTTTTTGAACTTGATAACAAACGTACGTTGATCGTTCATCTTCGGATGAGCGGCCGTTTCTCGATCGCCGCCGCGGGCAGCGAACCGCCGCGGTTCACACACGCCCAGTTCGAACTCGGCGGCGAGACGCTCAACTTCAGCGATCAGCGGCACTTCGGGTTCATGAACATCGTCCGGAGCGATGAACTCGGCGCCGCAAAGGAGCTTTGCAAACTTGCTCCGGAACCTTTCGGCAAGGATTTCTCGGTCGATTATCTTCGGTCGAAACTCAAGGCCTCATCGCGTCCGATCAAGGAGTTTTTGCTCGACCAAACGAAGGTCTGCGGGCTCGGAAACATATACGCCGCGGAGGCGTTGTTCGAATCCGGCATCGACCCGCGAAAGCGTGCGAACCGGCTAACAAAGCCGAAGACCGAACTTCTCCACTCCGCGATTCTCGCCGTTCTTGCTCGCGCCATTGAATCAAGCCGTTCTGTTCCGGTCGAGCCCGGAAATATCGGCGGAAATTTTTATGGCGAACAGGATTCGCCCGATTGGCGCGTTTACGGCCGCGAGGGCGAGGAATGCCCTGCATGCGGCGAGAGCATCGTTAGAATAAAGCAAGCAGGACGCTCGACCTTCTTTTGCCGGAGGTGCCAACGCTGAATCCTTGACACTCGGCCGCGAAAGTCGCATTATTCGGTATTACACCGTGGTGAGTTATTGCGACTTGCGACCACGTTAAATAAACTGCTAAACAGCTTGCGACAATCGATCTGAAATCTGAGGTCTCGCTGTTTGGCGAGGCCTTTTTAGTTATGAGAGATTTTCGTGAATTGCTTGCTTCGGACAGCGTTTTCGTTTTTGACGGAGCGGTCGGCACCCGGCTTTACGACAAGGGCGTTTACATCAACCGCAGCTACGACGAGCTCAACCTGACCTCACCCGACCTTGTCCGCGAGGTCCACGCCGAATACGTAAAGGCCGGAGCGGACGTGATAGAAACAAATTCATTTGGTGCAACGCGGCACAAGCTTCAGCAATACGGCCTCGAATCGCGGCTCCGCGAGATCAACATCGCCGCCGCCCGCCTTGCCCGCGAAGCTGCGGGTGACAAAGCATTTGTCGCCGGTGCGATCGGCCCGCTCGGGCTTCGGATCGAGCCCTTCGGCCCGACATCGTTCGAAGAAGCACGAGCTCTTTTCCGCGAGCAGGCAGAGGCTCTGCTCGAAGGCGGCGTCGATCTATTCATTCTGGAGACTTTCTCCGAACTGTCAGTGATCGAACAGGCCATCCTTGCCGTAAAGGAGATCTGCGATCTTCCTATCGTCGCCCAGATGACGATCCAGGACCATGGCAAAACAAGTTTCGGAACCGCGCCGGAGACGTTCACCGCAGAGCTCGAAAGACTCGGTGTTGACGTCATCGGACTCAACTGCGGAATGGGCCCGACCCACGTTCTCTCAGCACTGGAAAAGATGCGGGCCGTGACCTCGCTCCCGCTTTCCGCCCAGCCGAACGCCGGGCTTCCCCGCGACGTCCAGGGCCGCCAGTTCTACATGGGCTCGCCCGAATACATGGCGACCTTTGCAAAACGTTTCGTCCAGGCCGGAGCGAACTTCGTCGGCGGCTGCTGCGGCACAACGCCGACCCACATCAAGCTGATCGCCGATGCGATCCGCTCGATCAGCCCGCGACAGCTTCACCAATCGGCGGCCGTAAAGCACGTGAGCGTCACCGAACTCAAACCCGAGGATGTTTCGGTCGTCTCACCAGAGGAACGCTCACGCTGGTCTGCAAAGATCGCCCGCGGCGAATTCGTCACCTCGGTCGAAGTGCTCCCGCCTAAGGGCTGCGACGCTCAGGCGACGCTCGATTCGATCCGTTTGCTGAAAGAGGCCGGAGTTGACGCGGTTAACATTCCCGACGGCCCGCGGGCCCAGACTCGGATGTCCGCTCAGGCGACGGCCGTCCTCGTCGAACGCGAGATCGGCATCGAGGCCGTGCTCCACTACTGCTGCCGCGACCGGAACCTGCTCGGAATGATGTCCGACCTGCTCGGGGCCGCGGCTCTCGACTTACACAACCTTCTCCTGATCACCGGTGACCCGCCGAAGATGGGCCCTTACCCCGATGCGACGGCGGTCTTTGACATTGACGCCATCGGCCTGACCAATATGGTCAATAAACTCAACCACGGTCTCGACATCGGCAATAACCCGATCGGAAAACCGACTGCGTTTTCGATCGGCGTCGGCGTGAATCCCGGTGCGGTAAACATCGATGAGGAGATCCGCAGATTCGAGTGGAAAGTCGAGGCCGGTGCGGAATATGCCATCACCCAGCCCGTTTTTGACACCGAGCAGCTTCGGTCGTTCATCGACCGCATCGCCCACGTCAAGATCCCGATCGTCGCCGGCATCTGGCCGCTCGTCAGCTTCCGCAATGCCGAGTTCCTGCACAACGAGGTGCCGGGTGTGAACGTCACGCCCGAGATACTCGATCGGATGCGGGTCGCTTCGGAGAAAGGAAAGGACGAGGCACGCGAGGAAGGCATCAAGATCGCTCGCGAATCCTTGCTCGAGGTGCGGGATGTCATCGCAGGCGTTCAGGTTTCAGCTCCGTTCGGTAACGTCAAATACGCTTTGCAGGTCTTCGGGGCTTTGCCGGAATTTGAACGAGGCCGGATCAGCGCAGATAGTGCAGGCATGATTGTTTAACATGGTTGACTTTCATTTCGACTCTGCATTATCATCGGAATTGGCCGGCAACGGCTATACAATCATCCGGGAGAATCTCACTATGCCAACCCCCTCGATCAAACCTATACTGTACAGATTTTATTAGCAATCTCGGTCGCCGCACTTTTTCCATTCCCACGATATCCCAGACGTTTCCCGGCACCGGAACCGGTGCAATTCCGGACGGCACTTCTCCTAACCCTACGTGTGGTGCTCCAAGAGATGTCAATTTTGCAGTTACTGGATTGCTTGGAGCGGTCACATCGACAACCATTTCTTTCACTATGACACACACCTACATAGGCGACCTTCAGGTATTGCTGATAGCACCAGACGGTACGTCACATGTGATCTTCGCCTACGTTGGCCGGACGAGCCTTACCGGTTCCTTCGGGGATAGTTCTAACCTGAACGGCACCTATACTTTCGCTGACATAAACACTGGAAATATATGGTCCGCAGCAGCAGCTGGAGGCAACACTTTCAACATCCCGGGTGGCAATTATCGGACCCAGGAATCCGGCCCATTCTCGCCAGTCAATCCGGGCCCGGCCTTTACATCAATGTTCCCGGTCTTTCTGCCGGTTGCGAACCCTAATGGGACTTGGACCTTGCGTTTCTTGGATTGTGCTGCCGCGGATACCGGTACGGTCTCCGCCGCTTCACTTACTCTGACGTCGCTTGGCCCAACGTCTGCTCCGGCAAGCATTTCCGGGCGAGCAATAGCACCGGATGGCCGAGGCATTTCTAATGTCCGGATCATGGTGCAAGGTGGCGAGCTTGACGAACCTGTCTTGGCCTTAACCAACCAGTTCGGATATTACGCAATTGAGGGCCTGCCCTCCGGCCAAACGTATATCGTCTCTGCGGCATCGGGGCGAACCTTTTTTCCCGACCCAGTAAGGGTCGTAAACCTAGATACCGATCTGTCCGACCTGAATTTTGTTTCTGAACCCGATCTTCGTTAGCGATGGCCCTCTTATGTCAGTAATACTATCTTCCCTGGGCTTTTGCCTTCGATAACTTCGCGGTGTGCCTCCGGTGCTTCGCCTAGCGTGAATGTCTTACTGATGACCGAGCAACCACACCGGTCTCGAGACCATTCTCGATGGCACGGTGGATCTCTGCCATTTCGTGCGGAGCGGCATTGAAAAGTGACATCCCGAGGATCGTCGCTTCTTTGGTCATCGCCAGCCGTGGCGTGAACTCAAGGCTTCCGCGGCTGCCGATAACGACGATCCGTCCATACTTTGCGAGAGCCTCGAAGTCATTCTCAAGATTCACGTTCGCCAGCATCTCAAGAATGACATCGCAGCCTTTGCCATCGGTGAATTCCATGATCGCCGCGTAATGCCCGTCATCCGAGTGGTCGAACACCGCATCAGCACCGTTCGCCATTGCAAGCGATCGGCCCTCCTCGGTGCTTGCAGTGCCGATCACACACATTCCCGCACTCTTTGCCCACTGAACCGCCGCGATCCCAACACCGCCTGAGGCTCCGTGGACAAGAACGGTCTCGCCTATCTTCGCTCCGGCCTTTTGAAACAGCGCCCGATAGGCAGTGGCATAGGGCGTGAAAACACCCGCACCGGCTTCGAACGAAACGTTCTCCGGAAGCCGCCCGAGCTGATCCTCTCGGCAAAGAGCATATTCTGCGTAGGTACCGGTCAGCGTATCGGCGATGTAAACATGGTCTCCGGGCGCAAATCGCCGCACTCCCGGACCGACCGCTTCGACGACCCCCGCACCATCCTTTCCCGGCGTATAAGGCAGCTTCGGTTTAACGGCGTGAATCCCCGAACGAATATAAGTATCGACCGGATTCACACCGGCCGCCTTAACGCGGACGAGCACCTGCCCATCCGCCGGGCTTGGCGTTTCAACCTCCGCAAGTCCGAGCACCTCAGGCCCGCCGAATTCTACAATGACAATTGCCTTCATTCTTAACGATCAGATCTTTGGCTGGCGGCAAAGAGGATTGTTACTAGTTCTTCCATTCCGACTCGGGGATCGCCGCGTTCTCAAGAATATTGCGAAGAGTTCCGACGGGGAGATTCTTGCCGCTATGAAAAGGTACGATCACCTGTCGGCCCGTGGAGTAATTCCTCCATTTTCTGTGACTTCCCTTTTGAGAAACCAACACGAATCCAAATCTGGCCAGGAGGCGTTCGATCTCTTTGGAAGTGAACGTCCTCATTCGCTTGATTGCTAGACGTAAACCTCGCGAATGACTGCGGTCGGAGCAAAGGGATAGGTAGCAGGCTCGAGATAAAGCTCGATCGCTTCGCGAATGTTCTCGAGAGCTTCATCCTCGGTGACGCCCGCACTGGTGCAGCCGGGCAACTCGGGGCACCATACTGCCCATTCACCGGTTTCTTCGTCACGCTCTAAGACGACACGCCATTTCATAACTCTTATTTTACTCCACGGTAACGCTCTTCGCCAGATTTCTCGGCTGATCGACGTCGCAGCCGCGGCGGACGGCGATGTGATAGGCAAGAAGCTGGAGCGGGACGACCGAGAGCACCGGCCCGAGAAGGTCGGAGGTTTCGGGGATCTCGATGACGTGGTCGGCGACCTTTGAGCTCATCCCGTCGCCCTCGGTCAGCACAGCGATCACGATGCCGTCGCGTGCCTTCACCTCGACGATGTTCGAGTGCGTTTTCTCGTAGCGAAGCTCGCTTCCGTCGTTGCCGTTCTCTCGGGTGTTGACCACAACGACCGGCAGCTTCTCGTCGATCAAGGCATTCGGCCCGTGCTTCATCTCGCCGGCCGGATAGCCCTCAGCGTGGATGTAGCTGATCTCCTTGAGCTTGAGTGCTCCCTCAAGAGCGACCGGAAAATTGATGCCGCGGCCGAGATAAAGAAAATCCTGCACGCGGAAAAAGTCCTTCGAAAGTTCCTCGATCAGGTCGGCGTCGTTCAAAAGCTGTTCGATCTTAAGCGGAAGCTCGGCAAGGTCCTGAGCCAGCCGCTTGGCCTCGTCTTCGTTTATCGTGCCGCGAAGTTCGCCCAGATAGAGAGCAAAGAGATAAAGCGCGATCATCTGCGCCGTGAACGCCTTGGTCGAGGCAACGCCGATCTCCGGCCCGGCGTGGGTCAGTATCGTCCCGTCCGCCTCGCGGTGGATCATCGAGCCCTGCACATTGCAGACGGCGAGCACCTTGCAGCCCTGCTGCCGTGCTTCGCGCATCGCGGCGATGGTGTCGGCCGTCTCGCCCGATTGCGAGATGACGATCAGCAGGTCGCTCTCGCTCAGCACCGGATCGCGATAGCGGAACTCCGACGCGTAATCGACCTCGACCGGAACGCGGGCGAGCTTTTCGAGCATGTACTTCCCGGCAAGCCCGGCGTGCCACGACGTTCCGCAGGCAGCGATCTTGATCGAGGTGATCGAGCGAAATTCCTCCTCGGAGATGTCCATTTCGTCGAGGTAAACGCGGCCCGTGTCGAGCGAAACGCGGCCCTGAACCGTATCGCGGACGGCTCGCGGCTGCTCGTATATCTCCTTGAGCATGAAGTGTTTAAAGCCGCCCTTCTCCGCCATTATCGGGTCCCAGGTGATCCGCTGCCGCTGCGGCTCGACCGCGTTGCCGTCAAAGTCCGTCACCCGCACGCTCTCTTTCGTCAGCACCGCGATCTCGCGGTCGCCAAGGAAGAAAACGTCGCGAGTATGAGCAAGGATCGGCGGGATGTCCGAGGCGACAAAGAACTCGCCGTCACCGAGCCCGATAACGACCGGCGGCCCTTCGCGGACCGCGATCACCGTATCCGGCTCATCGACGGAGATGATTGAAAGGGCGAATATCCCGCGAAGCTCGGCAACCGCCTTTCGTACCGCAAGCTCGAGCGAAAGCCCTTCTTTTTCGATGTAATGACCGATCAGATGGGCTACTACTTCGGTGTCCGTCTCGGTCTTGAATTCGTGTCCCTGATCGGCAAGCCTTTCTTTTAAGGCAAGATAGTTCTCGATAATGCCGTTGTGGACCACAACGACCTTGCCCGAGCGGTCACGGTGCGGGTGGGCGTTTTCCTCGGTCGGCCTGCCGTGCGTTGCCCATCGCGTGTGGCCAATGCCGTATGTCCCATCGAGCGGCTTTAACCGGATCGCTTCCTCAAGGTTGCGGAGCTTGCCCTCGGCCCGCCGAAGTTCCAAATGCCGCCCCTCGTCAACGACCGCAATGCCCGCCGAGTCGTACCCGCGATACTCGAGCTTCCTCAAGCCATCAATGATCAACGGCACGACCTGCTTATTTCCAACGTATCCAACAATTCCGCACATAAACTACTCAAGAAACTATTTTACCGCTTACTTTCCCTTCTTTTTTGAACGTAGCGTATTAATGATCTGGGTGAACGTTTCGTACCAATCCGGCGAGTGCGGAGTCGCGTTCGCCGCAAACTTACGTCGAAACTTTCGTATAAGCGGC includes:
- a CDS encoding bifunctional homocysteine S-methyltransferase/methylenetetrahydrofolate reductase — its product is MRDFRELLASDSVFVFDGAVGTRLYDKGVYINRSYDELNLTSPDLVREVHAEYVKAGADVIETNSFGATRHKLQQYGLESRLREINIAAARLAREAAGDKAFVAGAIGPLGLRIEPFGPTSFEEARALFREQAEALLEGGVDLFILETFSELSVIEQAILAVKEICDLPIVAQMTIQDHGKTSFGTAPETFTAELERLGVDVIGLNCGMGPTHVLSALEKMRAVTSLPLSAQPNAGLPRDVQGRQFYMGSPEYMATFAKRFVQAGANFVGGCCGTTPTHIKLIADAIRSISPRQLHQSAAVKHVSVTELKPEDVSVVSPEERSRWSAKIARGEFVTSVEVLPPKGCDAQATLDSIRLLKEAGVDAVNIPDGPRAQTRMSAQATAVLVEREIGIEAVLHYCCRDRNLLGMMSDLLGAAALDLHNLLLITGDPPKMGPYPDATAVFDIDAIGLTNMVNKLNHGLDIGNNPIGKPTAFSIGVGVNPGAVNIDEEIRRFEWKVEAGAEYAITQPVFDTEQLRSFIDRIAHVKIPIVAGIWPLVSFRNAEFLHNEVPGVNVTPEILDRMRVASEKGKDEAREEGIKIARESLLEVRDVIAGVQVSAPFGNVKYALQVFGALPEFERGRISADSAGMIV
- a CDS encoding tetratricopeptide repeat protein, which codes for MAFDKKLAMRNAEKYLSQGKIRAAIGEYRRVTTQDHTDVVTLNMLGDLYVKDNDKDSALKCFRNVADHYSGQGFAAKAIAVYNKMSRIAPLTPDMSAQLAELYRQKGSVVEAKSHYVTLAEDYEKNGRKVEALAIWKQIASLDAKNTDVLEHVGESYLGEGDAAEAVAAFVEMGERHQRAGRIEDAENAFRRAVAADRFSALALRAMVGFKNAQGSGNEAREMVAGIYREEPGDAEIGKLLFECELADGSSSEAEATLNLLVAAEPSSYPLLLELSTHYFENEDHSSAIRTLVAASEHLVAD
- the glmS gene encoding glutamine--fructose-6-phosphate transaminase (isomerizing), which codes for MCGIVGYVGNKQVVPLIIDGLRKLEYRGYDSAGIAVVDEGRHLELRRAEGKLRNLEEAIRLKPLDGTYGIGHTRWATHGRPTEENAHPHRDRSGKVVVVHNGIIENYLALKERLADQGHEFKTETDTEVVAHLIGHYIEKEGLSLELAVRKAVAELRGIFALSIISVDEPDTVIAVREGPPVVIGLGDGEFFVASDIPPILAHTRDVFFLGDREIAVLTKESVRVTDFDGNAVEPQRQRITWDPIMAEKGGFKHFMLKEIYEQPRAVRDTVQGRVSLDTGRVYLDEMDISEEEFRSITSIKIAACGTSWHAGLAGKYMLEKLARVPVEVDYASEFRYRDPVLSESDLLIVISQSGETADTIAAMREARQQGCKVLAVCNVQGSMIHREADGTILTHAGPEIGVASTKAFTAQMIALYLFALYLGELRGTINEDEAKRLAQDLAELPLKIEQLLNDADLIEELSKDFFRVQDFLYLGRGINFPVALEGALKLKEISYIHAEGYPAGEMKHGPNALIDEKLPVVVVNTRENGNDGSELRYEKTHSNIVEVKARDGIVIAVLTEGDGMSSKVADHVIEIPETSDLLGPVLSVVPLQLLAYHIAVRRGCDVDQPRNLAKSVTVE
- a CDS encoding type II toxin-antitoxin system HicA family toxin, with product MRTFTSKEIERLLARFGFVLVSQKGSHRKWRNYSTGRQVIVPFHSGKNLPVGTLRNILENAAIPESEWKN
- a CDS encoding type II toxin-antitoxin system HicB family antitoxin, with protein sequence MKWRVVLERDEETGEWAVWCPELPGCTSAGVTEDEALENIREAIELYLEPATYPFAPTAVIREVYV
- the mutM gene encoding bifunctional DNA-formamidopyrimidine glycosylase/DNA-(apurinic or apyrimidinic site) lyase — its product is MPELPEVQLVASHLDLLVRGRRIEHAMLHRQRLAPAFAPDDFNALLANARINSIRRRGKHILFELDNKRTLIVHLRMSGRFSIAAAGSEPPRFTHAQFELGGETLNFSDQRHFGFMNIVRSDELGAAKELCKLAPEPFGKDFSVDYLRSKLKASSRPIKEFLLDQTKVCGLGNIYAAEALFESGIDPRKRANRLTKPKTELLHSAILAVLARAIESSRSVPVEPGNIGGNFYGEQDSPDWRVYGREGEECPACGESIVRIKQAGRSTFFCRRCQR
- a CDS encoding proprotein convertase P-domain-containing protein; this translates as MTHTYIGDLQVLLIAPDGTSHVIFAYVGRTSLTGSFGDSSNLNGTYTFADINTGNIWSAAAAGGNTFNIPGGNYRTQESGPFSPVNPGPAFTSMFPVFLPVANPNGTWTLRFLDCAAADTGTVSAASLTLTSLGPTSAPASISGRAIAPDGRGISNVRIMVQGGELDEPVLALTNQFGYYAIEGLPSGQTYIVSAASGRTFFPDPVRVVNLDTDLSDLNFVSEPDLR
- a CDS encoding nucleotidyltransferase family protein, with the translated sequence MSDVSAVILAGGKGTRLRPLTVFTPKPIVPMMNRPFLAFQLEMLAAAGVEKAVLSLSYQPNKIEDAIGDGSQYRSKVSFVTEPNPLGTSGAFRFAADETSQTYVVLNGDILTDIDLAKVLDQHRTTKADATIVLVEVEDPTRYGLVETDADGRVERFLEKPKAEDVPNLRSRNINAGIYIFGRSVLDLVPHGEHSSFEFNIFPAMLEKGLNFRSYLLSNGYWRDIGNPASYLQAHMDFLAGKIGVSRPENSIRKARSRPPHRSMVFRSSARAA